The Aedes albopictus strain Foshan chromosome 2, AalbF5, whole genome shotgun sequence region CTGGGAAAGTGAGGGCTCGATGTTTTGTGTTCGAATCCCCATTTATCGCGGAAATGGCGAAACTCCGCTGATGCATATTGAGGACCATTGTCCGTCTCCAAAACTTGGGGAATACCATGAATGGAGAACCATTCTTTTAGTTGTTTGATGACCTGTTTAGATGTTGTTTCTGGTAGCTGTTTCATGTCAAAATACCCAGAATAGCTATCGACGAGCAGAAGATATTCCTTCCCTTTGAAGTGGAACAGGTCGGACGCAACCCTTTCGAATGGGAGTCCTGGTATATCCTTCAGAACAATGGATTGCTTTGTGTTGCTTCGCTGATGACGCTGACAAATCGTGCAAGCTTCCACCATCTCCTGGATGTCGCTTCCCATACCTATCCAGAATACCACTTGCTTCGCCCTTCGAATACAGCTCTGAATGCCTGCATGACCGCTGTGTATCTTGGCCAACATCGCCTTCCGCAGCGGCTGAGGAATCAGTACCTGGTTCGACTTGAATATCAGCCCATCATAAACTGCCATCTCGTCTCGAAAGTTCCAGTACTTGCGAAGTTCCGGGATCAACTCATTCCTCGTTTCCGGCCATCCTTGCATTACAACCGACTTGAGTGACTGCATTTCAAGATCCATTTCAGTGTGTTGCTTCAACTCCGCACTAGCGCTGTTGGTCATCTGCAATACAATGTGGACTTCTAACTGCTCCTCATCGTTGGTGATAGAAGCATTATCAACATCACGGCTCAAAATGTCAGGGATCGGAATGTTAGCTCCTTTAACGTACACGACTGTAGGGTTGTATTGGGCTACTTCTAATCGAATCCTACGTAAACGTGGAGGTGATCGATCAAGTGGCTTACGAAATATAGATTCTAACGGTTTATGATCCGTTTCGATCGTTAGTTTCTTACCATAAATGTATTGGTGAAACTTCGAGCAAGCAAAACGTATAGCAGTAGCCTCTTTTTCAATTTGGGGATAGTTCATCTCTGAAGACGTTAACGCCTTGGATGCGTATGCCACTGGGCGTCCCTGTTGTAGTAAAACGGCCCCAAGAGCGTGCGAGCTCGCATCTACTGAAAGCGTTACAGGTTCATTCAGATTGTAATACTTTAGTATAGGAGGAGTCTgcatgagagcttttattttctGGAACGAATTGTCTTGTTCGCATGTCCATTCCCAGGCTACATCCTTAGCCAACAGGCGTCTTAGGGGAGCTGTAACGTCAGACAAGTTAGGTACAAACTTCCCCATGTAGGTAATCATTCCCAAGGCCCTCTGGAGCTCAGACTTGTTCGACGGTGTCTTAAGCTTGATTATAGCCTCCAATTTATCGGGATCCGCTTGTAGGCCACCATCGCTAACGATATGCCCCAGAAACTTTACACTAGTTTGATTGAAAAGACATTTCTCTCTATTCAACTTGAGGCCAGCTGAATGTAGTCTTTTTATAACCTTCTCGGTAATCTTGGCCAGTTTTTCAGGGTGTTCCGCATGGATTAAGATGTCGTCCATGGAAAACTCTACCCCTTCAATTCCCTCCAGCGTGTCGTGCATAACTTTTTGGAATACCTCCGGAGCTGAGGCAAGTCCGAAAGGTAGCCGCTTGCAAACATATCTGCCCCAAGGAGTACCGAAAGCTaaaaatttgctcgtcctttccgATACCCTGATCTGCCAAAACCCTTTTTTACAATCGAGAATTGTAAAATATTTCGAATTTTTCAATCGGGTTGCTATCTCTTCTATAGTAGTAAGAGGGTGATGACGCCGTAATAAATTTTGATTTACCTGTGATGGATCGATGCAGATGCGAATCTTCTCATTTCGTTTGACCAGCACCATTGCGTTGACCACGCAAGCTACGCGGAAGTGACCAAATGGAAGACAGTTTGCAAGAAACAAGACATCCCGTGGAAAACGATCCTGATGATACCCGGAGCGAGACACAGACTGAGGCCACGGTGAACCAAGGTCAACATTCGTCGATGGATATGCCCCGAGAAAGTGCAGCAGCGACACCTCGTGTAAGACGTTCTGGGCGCACAGTGAAACCTAATAGATGCAGTGAATTTCTCTACTACTAAAAAGGAAAGATGTAACATATAAGCGTAACATGTATGTACCTTGATATACAACACCTTGTACTACCTTTGTATCACTTCGACGTCGTTTTCTTCATCAGGACGCAGACAGAAAGTATCAAAAATTCGCACACAGTCTTCCCCAATCGCACTCATTAATGTTGCCGCCTGCACTTCATCTGATTTTTCTGATAGCTGTGTTGCGGTCGCGAACCATGAATATTGCCGAATCCAACTCTTCCACTGGGCGGCCATGTTTTCCCCCAGCACGATGGGCTTCGGCGGCTTCAGGCCCGCAGATGACGCCATCTTACTAGACCAATTGGAGAATGATTTTGTTTCTCGAAATTAAACGTTTTCACACCGGCCGACTCCCGAATTTTTGTTCACGTCGAATAATTGGCACATTATCTTCATCGTCGAGATGTTTCTTTCCGCGATTCTACCGCATTTATCTATTAAAACAATTTTTAGGCACGGTTCCTTCTGACACCATGTAAGCTGGTTGCGAGTCAGTCAAAAACTGTTTATTTCTGGTAGTGTGTGTGAGTGATACAAAGGTAGTACAAGGTGTTGTATATCAAGGTACATACATGTTACGCTTATATGTTACAAGCAACATGCCTTTTGATTTATTCCTCTTCTCCCTTTCGCTCAACGTTTATCGTTGCTGCCGCTAATACGGCAGTTATTAcaattcccacctttgggtttccgcgccgaagacccagcgccagattcggcgacaaagagattTGACAGCAagcgccggacagttggcaatcctgatatttgacggcggccatCCGTTAGCTGTGGGAGTGAATTGTTGTCATGCAtatagagcatttcgctgaaaatgcatgtgtattgcgcgcaaaccccaaaattttattcccacctttgggtttccgcgccgcagacccagcgccagattcggcgacacagAAACATGACAGTAGTGGCCGGACAGTTggtaatcctgatatttgacggctaTCATCCGTTAGCTGTGAGAGTGGGttgttttcatgcaaatagtgcatttcgctgaaaatgcacgtGTATTAAGTAAATATTGACAGATttcttgctgtgttagtgtggaaCTTAGCGGTTTGCTGTATCGCGGAAGCCGTCGCTGGAAGAATACGTCATGAAATTCAACGAAGCAtcaaaaattttcagtgaaaaaggcAATATTA contains the following coding sequences:
- the LOC134286813 gene encoding uncharacterized protein K02A2.6-like, with protein sequence MASSAGLKPPKPIVLGENMAAQWKTCVVNAMVLVKRNEKIRICIDPSQMTNSASAELKQHTEMDLEMQSLKSVVMQGWPETRNELIPELRKYWNFRDEMAVYDGLIFKSNQVLIPQPLRKAMLAKIHSGHAGIQSCIRRAKQVVFWIGMGSDIQEMVEACTICQRHQRSNTKQSIVLKDIPGLPFERVASDLFHFKGKEYLLLVDSYSGYFDMKQLPETTSKQVIKQLKEWFSIHGIPQVLETDNGPQYASAEFRHFRDKWGFEHKTSSPHFPRANGLAERYVQVAKSMLKKCSDDQSDIQLALLHLRNTPRSSSIPSPNERLMGRLVRSNMPMTLEALRPRVSVNVQQLLEREREIQKEYADRGTVEPPKFAEQERILIQDQASRRWAPGAIVKQFDGNRSYLVTDGERTLRRNTHHLRKLRGSDQMEDSLQETRHPVENDPDDTRSETQTEATVNQGQHSSMDMPRESAAATPRVRRSGRTVKPNRCSEFLYY